The following proteins are co-located in the Gossypium hirsutum isolate 1008001.06 chromosome A02, Gossypium_hirsutum_v2.1, whole genome shotgun sequence genome:
- the LOC107951869 gene encoding serine-threonine kinase receptor-associated protein produces the protein MEKKKVTVPLVCHGHSRPVVDLFYSPITPDGFFLISASKDSSPMLRNGETGDWIGTFEGHKGAIWSSCLDTKALRAASASADFSAKLWDALTGDELHSFEHKHIVRACAFSDDTHFLLTGGVEKILRIFDLNRLDAQPRQVDNSPGSIRTVAWLHSDQMILSSCTETNGVRLWDLRSGKIVQTLETKSPVTSSEVSQDGRYITTADGSTVKFWDANHFGLVKSYVMPCNVESASLEPKHGNKFIAGGEDMWVHVFDFHTGEELGCNKGHHGPVHCVRFSPGGGSFASGSEDGTIRIWQTSPVTHDESDLLGSEPSGKVKAVADEVARKIESGLHIGGEGKTGDTDKATDA, from the exons ATGGAGAAGAAAAAGGTGACTGTGCCATTAGTGTGCCATGGGCATTCAAGGCCGGTGGTTGATTTGTTCTATAGTCCTATAACTCCTGATGGATTTTTTCTTATTAGTGCCAGTAAAG ACTCCAGTCCAATGTTAAGAAATGGGGAAACTGGAGATTGGATTGGTACATTTGAAGGGCATAAAGGTGCAATATGGAGCTCCTGCCTGGATACCAAAGCATTACGTGCAGCATCTGCCTCGGCTGACTTTTCTGC GAAACTGTGGGATGCATTGACCGGAGATGAATTGCACTCTTTTGAGCACAAGCATATTGTTCGAGCATGTGCGTTTTCAGAT GACACACACTTTCTACTCACTGGTGGAGTTGAGAAAATTCTCCGAATATTTGATTTGAATCGTCTAGATGCGCAGCCAAGACAAGTGGATAATTCTCCTGGTTCAATTAGAACTGTTGCATGGCTCCATAGTGACCAGATGATCTTAAGTTCTTGCACTGAGACTAATGGTGTTAG GTTGTGGGATCTGAGAAGTGGCAAAATTGTTCAAACACTTGAGACCAAATCACCCGTCACCAGCTCGGAAGTGAGTCAGGATGGTCGCTATATAACTACTGCTGATGGATCTACTGTTAAGTTTTGGGATGCAAATCA TTTTGGATTGGTGAAAAGCTATGTCATGCCATGCAATGTAGAATCAGCTTCATTGGAACCAAAGCATGGTAATAAGTTCATTGCTGGAGGGGAAGACATGTGGGTCCATGTCTTTGATTTTCATACTGGAGAAGAGCTTG GTTGCAACAAGGGTCACCATGGTCCTGTCCACTGTGTTCGTTTCTCACCAGGAGGGGGGTCCTTTGCATCAGGATCTGAAGATGGTACCATTAGAATATGGCAGACAAGTCCAGTGACTCACGATGAGAGTGATCTACTTGGAAGCGAACCAAGTGGGAAAGTGAAGGCTGTCGCTGATGAGGTTGCCCGTAAGATTGAGAGTGGCCTCCATATTGGCGGGGAAGGTAAAACTGGAGATACGGATAAGGCAACCGATGCCTGA